In Alteromonas mediterranea DE, a single genomic region encodes these proteins:
- a CDS encoding DNA-3-methyladenine glycosylase 2 family protein codes for MSDSKASQNEALTESVFSKARLSRDPRFDGRFFVGVKTTGIFCRPICPARLPKEDNVTYYQLAAQAMADGYRPCFRCRPDSAPSSAAWKGVGATVGRALSLLSSLPTERVGDIATRLGISERYLNKLVVNAVGMGPKKFHNMQRTLFAKQLIQQTHLSMTDIATTAGYQSLRQLQRAVEQFCATTPSKLRKKEPATQKVITLFLSYRPPYNWPYVREFLAARAISGMEVVSDNSYGRYFSCGESIGYFNAVHNEARHGFELHIDMPDLRNLHKTIENIKLLLDLHADPLLIEESLKQAGLPDNALTAGLRLTERLECI; via the coding sequence ATGTCTGACAGCAAGGCTTCCCAAAACGAGGCATTAACCGAATCGGTCTTTTCAAAGGCAAGGCTTAGCCGAGATCCCCGATTCGACGGGCGTTTCTTTGTGGGCGTAAAAACGACCGGAATATTTTGCAGGCCTATTTGCCCGGCAAGGCTCCCTAAAGAAGACAATGTCACTTATTACCAGCTTGCAGCGCAAGCGATGGCAGATGGTTATCGCCCTTGTTTTCGGTGTAGGCCTGACAGCGCGCCAAGCTCTGCCGCGTGGAAAGGCGTAGGAGCAACCGTAGGGCGGGCGTTGTCGCTTCTTTCTTCCCTTCCTACAGAGCGCGTGGGTGATATTGCGACGCGCCTTGGTATAAGCGAGCGGTATCTCAATAAGCTGGTGGTGAATGCGGTAGGTATGGGGCCAAAAAAGTTTCACAATATGCAGCGTACGCTATTTGCTAAACAGCTTATTCAACAAACCCATTTGTCTATGACAGATATCGCTACGACAGCAGGTTATCAGTCACTTCGACAATTGCAGCGTGCGGTAGAGCAGTTCTGTGCTACCACGCCCTCTAAGCTAAGGAAAAAAGAGCCCGCTACCCAAAAGGTGATTACATTGTTTCTTTCTTATCGGCCGCCTTACAACTGGCCTTACGTCAGAGAGTTTTTAGCCGCACGCGCTATTTCAGGTATGGAAGTCGTTAGTGATAACAGCTACGGGCGCTATTTTTCTTGTGGTGAAAGTATTGGCTATTTCAACGCGGTGCATAATGAAGCTCGCCATGGCTTTGAGTTGCATATTGATATGCCAGATTTACGCAACCTGCATAAAACGATTGAAAATATCAAGTTATTACTCGACCTTCACGCTGACCCACTGCTTATTGAAGAAAGTTTAAAGCAAGCAGGCTTACCTGATAATGCGTTAACTGCGGGGTTACGGCTNACCGAGCGCTTGGAGTGTATTTGA
- a CDS encoding DMT family transporter, with translation MAIKDIISLLVLAGIWGGSFIFMRVAAPEFGIYVLVAIRTLLATAVLLPLLMLRGSVKEIKHHWLAIALVGMANTAIPFVLFNYSSLHLEAGVNAILNATAPMFGAIVAWLWLDDRLSKSAVAGLFVGFLGVTVISQQKLGEGAVSFLPILTALLATTGYGIAACMMKKWLQGVKPLVVATGSQAMASVMLAPFALATLPDTMPSANAWVNAVALAVGGTGIAYILYFKLIADIGPAKAITVAYLVPLFGIIWGVLFLQEHLSIQTIVGGLMILFGVALTTGVLKRKRLKVKPA, from the coding sequence ATGGCAATAAAAGATATTATCTCGCTATTGGTGTTAGCAGGTATTTGGGGCGGATCGTTTATCTTTATGCGCGTGGCCGCGCCAGAATTTGGCATTTATGTATTAGTGGCCATTCGAACGTTACTGGCAACGGCAGTGCTACTCCCCCTTTTGATGTTACGTGGTTCGGTGAAAGAGATTAAACATCACTGGCTGGCCATTGCCTTAGTAGGTATGGCGAACACGGCTATCCCCTTTGTGTTGTTCAATTACAGCAGTCTGCACTTAGAAGCCGGTGTAAACGCGATTTTAAACGCCACCGCGCCCATGTTTGGCGCTATTGTGGCGTGGCTATGGCTTGATGACAGGCTCAGCAAGTCTGCTGTAGCTGGGCTTTTTGTGGGCTTCTTAGGCGTAACAGTGATTAGTCAGCAGAAGTTAGGAGAGGGAGCCGTAAGCTTTCTGCCTATTCTCACTGCGCTGCTTGCCACAACGGGGTATGGCATTGCTGCGTGTATGATGAAAAAGTGGCTGCAAGGGGTTAAACCTTTGGTTGTAGCAACAGGTAGTCAGGCTATGGCCAGCGTTATGTTGGCGCCGTTCGCGCTAGCCACTTTGCCCGATACTATGCCAAGCGCCAATGCGTGGGTCAACGCGGTAGCACTGGCCGTTGGCGGAACGGGAATCGCGTATATTCTGTACTTCAAGCTCATCGCCGATATAGGCCCAGCCAAAGCCATTACGGTGGCTTATTTGGTCCCGCTGTTTGGTATTATTTGGGGCGTACTATTTCTGCAAGAGCACTTGTCAATACAAACGATAGTTGGCGGCTTAATGATTCTATTTGGCGTGGCGTTAACCACAGGCGTTCTCAAACGAAAACGCCTTAAAGTTAAACCTGCTTGA
- a CDS encoding ADA regulatory protein, whose protein sequence is MPQARKEAVRQFACLFLNDKVPNHKEILAIKGVGPWTLDYLKMRGERNPDVYLEGDLIVRKMAQLYPVEPAQAAPWRSYLTLQLWQLSNQQKEV, encoded by the coding sequence ATGCCGCAAGCAAGAAAAGAGGCTGTGCGGCAGTTTGCCTGTTTATTTTTGAATGATAAGGTACCAAACCACAAGGAAATACTGGCAATAAAGGGGGTGGGGCCCTGGACGTTAGATTATTTGAAAATGAGAGGTGAGCGAAACCCTGACGTTTACCTTGAAGGCGATTTAATTGTGCGAAAAATGGCGCAGCTATATCCTGTAGAACCTGCACAGGCCGCACCATGGCGTAGCTATTTAACCCTTCAGTTGTGGCAACTTAGCAATCAACAAAAAGAGGTCTAG
- a CDS encoding methylated-DNA--[protein]-cysteine S-methyltransferase codes for MIYTASIKSPQGLVEVCANNKGVTSIAFINDDANLLAAGVKEAEQQTNDITTEACRQLAAYFNKKLKDFDLPLDHKGTAFQQRVWAALLQVQYGDTASYLDIAKTIGNPKAVRAVGMANGRNPIAIVVPCHRIIGSNKTLTGYAGGLSRKQYLLNLEGAQGVLW; via the coding sequence ATGATATACACAGCGTCGATAAAAAGCCCCCAAGGGCTCGTTGAAGTCTGCGCCAATAACAAAGGGGTGACTTCTATTGCCTTTATTAACGACGACGCTAATTTACTGGCCGCAGGTGTCAAAGAAGCGGAGCAACAAACGAACGACATAACCACGGAAGCTTGCCGGCAGTTAGCTGCTTATTTTAATAAAAAGCTAAAAGACTTTGACCTGCCTTTAGACCACAAGGGCACGGCATTTCAGCAGAGAGTGTGGGCGGCTCTGTTACAGGTTCAATACGGGGATACTGCTAGCTATTTAGACATTGCAAAAACTATTGGGAACCCAAAGGCTGTCCGTGCTGTAGGGATGGCTAATGGTCGTAATCCTATTGCTATCGTGGTGCCTTGTCATCGTATAATTGGCAGTAACAAAACCCTCACGGGCTATGCGGGCGGTTTATCGCGTAAACAATATTTACTGAATTTAGAAGGAGCCCAAGGGGTGCTGTGGTGA